In Streptomyces sp. HUAS ZL42, the DNA window GCCTGCAGGCCGTGGTTGAGGACGACGACGTCGACGGTGCCGAGGGTCTCGGCGGCCTGCTTGGCCAGGTGCTCCACAAACGTCTCGTCATTGAGGTCTCCGGGAACGTACAGGTCGTCGGGCTCGGCGCTGTCGAGCCGCTCTCGGCGGCCGGTGAGCAGCAGCCGCGCCCCCTCGCGGCGGAAGTGGGAACTCACTGCCTCCCCGATTCCACTGCTGGCGCCTGTCACCAGGGCCGTGACGTTCTTGAGTCTCATGTCAGGCACTCCTTTGCGGGGGAGGTCGGTAGGTTACGTGCTGGGCTGCGCGAATCTCGTCCCGGTGCAGGTCAGTTGAGGAATCCGCGGGCGTCGACCGGCCAGCGCTGCAGTGACGTGCCCGTGCTGTCGGTGACGATCAGTTCCTCGAAACCGAGGACGACGGGGCATACGTGGTTCGGCACCACCGGTACGACGGTGCCGACGCTGGGGCGGAACTCGTCGTCCGGCAACGGGAGGAATCCGTGGTACTCGTTGAGCTTGGCCAGGACCGCCTTCGTGCCGGCGATGCGGCCGTAGCCGATCTCGGGGCTGCCTTCACGGCTGAGTGCTTTGGTGCCCACATCGAGGATGACCTGGTCGGGGACCCAGTCGCTGACCACTGTGCCGGCGACGAACAACGCGATCTGGTCGTCCGTGCAGGAGCCCAGCCGGGCGTTGTTCAGATCGCCGAAGACGTACTCGCCGGGACGGATCTCGGTGATCACGCCGCTGGTGGAGAATTCGAGGGTGGGAGTGGAGCCGGCGCTGACCACCTCAGCGGTGACCCCGACACCGGCGAGGCTGCGTACCGCCGTGGTGAGCGCGGTCTCCTGGTCCTCCGCGGCGCGTCGGCGGGCGTCCCGACCGGCGCCGCCGTGACCGGGATAGGTGAAGACGCCCACCGGTACGAGACCGCGCTTGCGGGCGGCGAGCGCGAGATCGCCCGCAGCCTCGGGCGGCGCCCCGGAACGACGGGCGCCGCAGTCGACCTCGATCACGACCTGCAGCCGGTCCGGTTCGCCTCCCATCGCGTCGGCGAGGGCCTCGATCGACGCGACGTTGTCGACGCCGATCCGCAGCCGGGCGGACTCGGCGAGTCGGCGGATCCGGGCTCGCTTCGTTCCCACGGCCCAGATCGGGTAGGCGAGGAAGATGTCGTCGAACCCGGCCGCGGCGAAGACCTCGGCCTCACCGACGTTTCCCGCGGTGATCCCGACCGCGCCGGCCTCGATCTGGCGTCGCCCGATCTCCACGCACTTGTGCGTCTTGACGTGCGGCCTGACCTTGAGGTTGCGCTGGTCGGCGAAGCCCTGTACGCGCTCGATGTTGCCCTGCATGACGTCGACCAGCACGATCGGCGCGGGGGTGTCGATCCGCTCGACCAGAGCGTCGAGTACTCGTTGCAGCCGGTTCACGCTGCCCTCCTTGTGGTTCTGCCTGGAATGATCCGGGGCGCGGGTGCCGACCCCCTGCTGCCGCACGAGCGCGGCTCGCACCGTCGCGCGCTCGCGGTCAGCGCCGCTGCGTCCGCTCTACACCGCGGTGCAGACCATCTGGATCTCGACCGGGCTGTTGAGCGGTAGCCCGGCGACTCCGATCGCGGTACGGGCATGCCGTCCGTTCTCGCCCAACACCTCGATGAGCAGGTCACTGGCCGCGCTGGCGACGGTCGACTGCTCACCGAAGTCCGGCGTACTGGCCACGAAGACCAGCATCTGCACGATCCGGACCCGGTCCAGCTCGCCCACCGCCTGCACAGCGGCGGCGAGTGCGTTGAGCGCGGCATGGCGCGCGAGCTCCCGCGCCGTCTCCAGGTCGACGTCTCGGCCGACGATGCCCTGCCCCAGCAGCCAACCGTCCTTGTAAGGCAGTTGACC includes these proteins:
- a CDS encoding alanine racemase, which produces MNRLQRVLDALVERIDTPAPIVLVDVMQGNIERVQGFADQRNLKVRPHVKTHKCVEIGRRQIEAGAVGITAGNVGEAEVFAAAGFDDIFLAYPIWAVGTKRARIRRLAESARLRIGVDNVASIEALADAMGGEPDRLQVVIEVDCGARRSGAPPEAAGDLALAARKRGLVPVGVFTYPGHGGAGRDARRRAAEDQETALTTAVRSLAGVGVTAEVVSAGSTPTLEFSTSGVITEIRPGEYVFGDLNNARLGSCTDDQIALFVAGTVVSDWVPDQVILDVGTKALSREGSPEIGYGRIAGTKAVLAKLNEYHGFLPLPDDEFRPSVGTVVPVVPNHVCPVVLGFEELIVTDSTGTSLQRWPVDARGFLN
- a CDS encoding RidA family protein, whose amino-acid sequence is MASTASTGSASDRLKALGLALPELRDNPYYVHHRSVDSSIYISGQLPYKDGWLLGQGIVGRDVDLETARELARHAALNALAAAVQAVGELDRVRIVQMLVFVASTPDFGEQSTVASAASDLLIEVLGENGRHARTAIGVAGLPLNSPVEIQMVCTAV